In Neofelis nebulosa isolate mNeoNeb1 chromosome 10, mNeoNeb1.pri, whole genome shotgun sequence, one DNA window encodes the following:
- the LOC131487854 gene encoding LOW QUALITY PROTEIN: olfactory receptor 5G25-like (The sequence of the model RefSeq protein was modified relative to this genomic sequence to represent the inferred CDS: deleted 1 base in 1 codon) has protein sequence MEFRNQTLVTEFLFVGLTNCFQHQVVLFVVFLLVYLVTLLGNVGMITLIGMDSRLHTPMYFFLSHLSFVDVCSSSVIGPRMLTDIFVKKKVISFLGCAAQLWFFGQLVVTECFLLASMAYDRYMAICKPLLYTLIMSRRICVRLVVGPYTLGLMSAMTHTTFAFRLPYCGPNTINHFFCDLRPVLSLACADTQVNQVLLSILAGALGVLSGVIILVSYIYIVVTVLRIRSAEGRRKAFSTCSSHLTAVSILCGTLFFIYVRPSSSFSLDINKVVSVFYTAVIPMLNPLIYSLRNKEVKDSFRRTCEKKNLLLSR, from the exons ATGGAATTTAGAAATCAAACTTTGGTGACTGAGTTTTTATTTGTGGGCTTAACAAATTGCTTCCAGCACCAGGTTGTTCTGTTTGTGGTGTTTCTCTTGGTTTATCTGGTCACTCTTCTGGGAAATGTGGGGATGATCACCCTCATTGGGATGGattccaggctccacactcccaTGTACTTTTTTCTCAGCCACTTGTCCTTTGTGGATGTCTGCTCCTCTTCTGTCATTGGTCCCAGGATGTTGACAGAcatctttgtg aaaaaaaaagtaatctctttCTTGGGTTGTGCTGCCCAGTTATGGTTTTTTGGTCAGTTGGTAGTGACAGAGTGTTTCCTGTTGGCCTCCATGGCTTATGACAGGTATATGGCCATCTGTAAGCCCTTGTTGTATACACTCATTATGTCCCGGCGAATCTGTGTGCGGCTGGTGGTAGGGCCTTATACCCTGGGTCTTATGAGCGCCATGACCCACACGACGTTCGCCTTTCGCCTGCCTTACTGTGGTCCAAATACCATCAATCACTTCTTCTGTGACCTTCGTCCTGTTCTCTCCCTGGCATGTGCAGACACCCAGGTCAATCAGGTTTTACTTTCCATCTTGGCTGGAGCTCTGGGAGTGCTCAGTGGTGTGATCATCCTGGTTTCCTACATTTACATCGTGGTCACTGTCTTGAGGATCCGCTCTGCTGAGGGGAGGCGCaaagccttctccacctgctctTCACACCTGACTGCCGTCTCCATCCTGTGTGGGACCCTCTTCTTTATCTACGTACGCCCCAGTTCTAGTTTCTCCCTGGACATCAATAAAGTGGTTTCTGTGTTCTACACAGCCGTGATCCCCATGTTGAACCCCCTTATCTACAGCCTGAGAAACAAAGAGGTCAAGGATTCATTCAGGAGGACGTGTGAGAAGAAGAATCTTCTTCTGAGTAGGTAA
- the LOC131487855 gene encoding olfactory receptor 5G29-like isoform X2 — translation MWFSGFFVVSECFFLTSMAHDWYLAIGILSGLIMMVSHVCILVAIWKIQTAHRRQNALPTCSSHLVVVSILYGTLFFISVRPGSSPSLDINKVISLLYTVVMPMLNPLVYSLGNKEDD, via the exons ATGTGGTTCTCTGGTTTCTTTGTGGTATCTGAATGTTTCTTCCTGACGTCCATGGCACATGACTGGTATTTGGCCATCG GAATCCTCAGTGGCCTGATCATGATGGTCTCCCATGTTTGCATcctggtggccatctggaagATCCAGACTGCTCATAGGAGGCAGAACGCTTTGCCCACCTGCTCCTCTCACCTGGTAGTTGTCTCCATCCTGTATGGGactcttttctttatctctgttcGACCTGGCTCAAGTCCCTCCCTGGATATCAATAAAGTGATTTCTCTGTTGTATACTGTGGTGATGCCCATGTTGAACCCCCTCGTCTACAGCTTGGGGAATAAGGAG GATGATTAA
- the LOC131487855 gene encoding olfactory receptor 5G29-like isoform X1: MWFSGFFVVSECFFLTSMAHDWYLAIGILSGLIMMVSHVCILVAIWKIQTAHRRQNALPTCSSHLVVVSILYGTLFFISVRPGSSPSLDINKVISLLYTVVMPMLNPLVYSLGNKEVRYTFGTKFERKTSPAVLVIRTLSCCTLDIGL; encoded by the exons ATGTGGTTCTCTGGTTTCTTTGTGGTATCTGAATGTTTCTTCCTGACGTCCATGGCACATGACTGGTATTTGGCCATCG GAATCCTCAGTGGCCTGATCATGATGGTCTCCCATGTTTGCATcctggtggccatctggaagATCCAGACTGCTCATAGGAGGCAGAACGCTTTGCCCACCTGCTCCTCTCACCTGGTAGTTGTCTCCATCCTGTATGGGactcttttctttatctctgttcGACCTGGCTCAAGTCCCTCCCTGGATATCAATAAAGTGATTTCTCTGTTGTATACTGTGGTGATGCCCATGTTGAACCCCCTCGTCTACAGCTTGGGGAATAAGGAGGTAAGATATACATTTGGGACGAAGTTTGAAAGGAAAACTTCTCCAGCAGTTTTGGTAATTAGAACTCTGTCGTGTTGTACCTTAGACATTGGTTTATAA